The following proteins come from a genomic window of Aspergillus oryzae RIB40 DNA, chromosome 4:
- a CDS encoding CVNH domain-containing protein (predicted protein), translating to MRYQALSLALLGLGKSYAAHFSDTCNSFDLQGSLLMAKCSKSPNGYYYDTVVDLNKCVGNKDGVLIRGCMCYGTKGVLAPSSVLNLDDFISNQGGTLTCDQEVQVAPR from the exons ATGCGTTATCAAGCGTTGAGTCTGgctcttcttggacttgGCAAAAGCTATGCAGCGCATTTTTCGGATACTTGCAACTCGTTCGACCTCCAGGGGTCTCTCCTGATGGCAAAATGCTCGAAATCGCCTAATGGTTACTACTACGATACTGTGGTTGACCTGAACAAGTGTGTGGGAAATAAAGACGGCGTTCTTATAAGAGG GTGCATGTGTTATGGAACAAAGGGGGTGTTGGCCCCATCTTCAGTCTTGAACCTGG ACGATTTCATTAGCAACCAAGGGGGAACGCTAACCTGTGACCAAGAGGTCCAGGTAGCACCGCGATAA
- a CDS encoding uncharacterized protein (predicted protein): MTCFNGIFLQAITPPWLGWFCFGQRSPIDWMDCDNGRQDDSKSVTSHDKPLSGSSEYQTPRPLSYEEDQPNPPALAKSPKYSLFPKQSNPSSSPKIQRIKPASHAGSEEEAKAARTETLRKDQASTDRIKGTSTSMDSGEIIVLPEP; this comes from the coding sequence ATGACCTGCTTCAATGGCATATTCCTGCAGGCAATAACCCCACCGTGGCTCGGGTGGTTCTGCTTCGGTCAACGCTCCCCCATAGATTGGATGGACTGCGACAATGGCAGACAGGATGACAGCAAATCTGTTACGAGCCATGATAAACCACTGAGTGGCTCTTCGGAGTATCAAACTCCAAGACCATTATCCtatgaggaagaccagccaaACCCACCGGCCCTAGCGAAGAGCCCGAAATATAGTTTGTTCCCGAAACAATCCAATCCCTCCTCGTCCCCCAAGATACAGCGCATCAAACCAGCTTCACACGCAggatcagaagaagaggccAAAGCGGCGAGGACAGAAACTTTGCGCAAGGATCAGGCATCAACGGACCGAATCAAAGGCACCTCGACTTCCATGGATAGTGGAGAAATAATTGTCCTCCCGGAGCCATAA
- a CDS encoding 5'-methylthioadenosine/S-adenosylhomocysteine nucleosidase family protein (predicted protein), with protein sequence MRPSSRDEFAIAIICALTLEAEAVEALFDETYDRLSAFYKKQSGDDNAYFNGRIGSHNVVLCLMPRMGKGNAASVAASLKISYRKIQVALVVGICGGAPYSPTKEEVFLGDVIISDAVIEYDFGRQYRGGFMRKAGVRDTLGRPNREIQSLLAGLQPQQSRRDFQAKMLQHLRVIQAAQPYWRQPSSADDVLYEASYQHKHYGSGSPHLCSCLDDTSDEVCPEALDASCILLGCAQDQIHRRRGCRENTNPTIQIGTVASADTVMKSGEHRDNLVKSEGVIGFEMEGAGVWNNISCVIIKGVCDYADSHKNKAWQAYAAATGAATAKAFLEYWDPTVLEGQAARRPKRFLTIRKLVQRQTICCLSLSFMLIKIPLVAQPLLPRLHLTYC encoded by the exons ATGCGGCCATCCAGCCGGGACGAATTTGCGATCGCGATCATCTGCGCACTGACCCTCGAGGCGGAGGCGGTTGAAGCACTCTTCGACGAAACCTACGACCGGTTGAGTGCGTTCTATAAGAAACAATCGGGGGACGACAATGCCTACTTTAATGGGAGGATCGGGTCCCATAATGTGGTCCTATGCCTTATGCCacggatggggaaagggaatgCTGCCAGCGTCGCAGCGAGCTTGAAGATCAGCTATAGGAAGATACAAGTGGCACTGGTTGTTGGTATTTGCGGCGGTGCCCCATATTCGCCgaccaaggaagaggtctTTCTGGGTGACGTGATTATCAGCGATGCAGTGATCGAGTACGACTTTGGCAGGCAATACCGAGGTGGCTTTATGCGGAAGGCCGGCGTGAGAGATACGCTTGGGAGACCAAACCGAGAGATTCAGTCTCTACTGGCCGGTCTCCAGCCGCAACAGTCCCGCAGGGACTTTCAAGCGAAGATGCTACAGCATCTGCGCGTAATCCAGGCAGCACAACCTTATTGGCGACAGCCGAGCTCTGCGGACGATGTTCTGTATGAGGCATCCTATCAACACAAGCATTACGGTTCGGGTTCACCTCACTTGTGTAGCTGTCTTGACGATACGTCCGATGAAGTCTGCCCGGAAGCTCTGGACGCAAGCTGCATTCTTCTAGGCTGTGCGCAGGACCAAATCCATCGACGTCGAGGATGTCGGGAAAACACAAATCCAACTATACAGATCGGGACCGTTGCTTCTGCGGATACTGTGATGAAGTCCGGTGAGCATCGTGATAATCTAGTCAAGTCGGAAGGCGTGATTGGGTTCGAGATGGAGGGTGCAGGGGTATGGAACAACATTTCATGTGTCATCATTAAGGGGGTGTGTGACTATGCAGACAGCCATAAGAATAAGGCATGGCAAGCGTATGCAGCAGCGACTGGAGCCGCGACCGCAAAGGCTTTCCTAGAGTACTGGGACCCGACTGTTCTGGAAG ggcaagctgCAAGGAGGCCGAAGAGATTCCTGACCATTCGGAAACTCGTACAGCGGCAAACAATCTGCTGCCTCTCACTATCCTTCATGCTAATCAAAATACCCCTCGTCGCACAGCCACTGTTACCCCGGCTGCACCTGACTTACTGCTGA